The following proteins come from a genomic window of Mariniflexile sp. TRM1-10:
- a CDS encoding glycoside hydrolase family 32 protein, whose translation MSKTEVGFNEQHRLQYHFSPKEMWMNDPNGMVYYDGEYHLFFQHTPHTSTPDFPNMHWGHAISTDMVHWKELPPAIAPDEHGAIFSGSAVVDYNNTAGLQSGKDKTLISIFTYSPANGVQNQGMAYSNDRGRTWVKYENNPVLQNQGIADFRDPKVFWYERDQKWFMTLAVKDHVELYSSPDLKFWTKESEFGQSIGAHGGIWECPDLFSLSDGNGAEKWVMLVSINPGGPNGGSATQYFIGDFDGHKFTAEHSDIRWLDNGPDNYAGVTWSNVKRRKLLLGWMSNWEYSQIVPTNKWRGAMTVPRELELVKIDGQTYVASMPVSELNTLHESKGLKAGLALNSSVDLAETYDIQPSKFDLSFTIENKPFELKLSNDDGEYLLVGYDLGNREFYIDRRRAGKTSFSDAFGRRNTAKRISNDGNIEIRLLVDVSSIELFTDDGEVVMTSLFFPNSDFTHLELSTESKTTLKGFEINEMKSIW comes from the coding sequence GTGAGCAAGACGGAGGTAGGTTTCAATGAACAGCACCGTCTTCAATACCATTTTTCTCCTAAGGAAATGTGGATGAATGATCCAAATGGTATGGTCTATTACGATGGTGAGTATCATTTATTCTTTCAGCATACACCCCATACTTCCACACCAGATTTTCCAAACATGCATTGGGGGCATGCGATAAGTACAGATATGGTGCATTGGAAAGAATTACCTCCCGCTATTGCGCCTGACGAACATGGAGCCATCTTTTCAGGCAGTGCGGTGGTTGATTATAACAATACAGCTGGATTGCAATCGGGAAAGGATAAAACACTCATTTCCATTTTTACTTATAGTCCAGCAAATGGAGTGCAAAATCAAGGAATGGCCTATAGTAATGACAGAGGTCGAACCTGGGTCAAATACGAGAATAATCCCGTGCTTCAAAACCAAGGCATTGCTGACTTTCGGGATCCCAAGGTCTTTTGGTATGAGAGAGACCAGAAATGGTTCATGACACTGGCTGTGAAAGATCATGTCGAGTTGTATTCATCCCCTGACCTTAAATTCTGGACTAAGGAGAGTGAATTTGGTCAATCCATTGGTGCACATGGAGGCATATGGGAATGTCCTGATTTGTTCAGTCTATCTGATGGTAACGGTGCGGAAAAATGGGTTATGCTAGTAAGTATCAATCCCGGAGGGCCAAATGGAGGGTCAGCGACACAATATTTCATAGGTGATTTCGACGGCCATAAGTTTACGGCAGAACATAGCGACATACGATGGTTGGATAATGGACCAGACAATTATGCAGGCGTTACCTGGTCGAATGTGAAAAGAAGAAAATTGCTTCTTGGCTGGATGAGTAACTGGGAATATTCCCAGATAGTTCCAACCAATAAATGGCGAGGCGCCATGACGGTACCAAGAGAGCTGGAACTTGTAAAAATTGATGGTCAAACCTATGTGGCTTCCATGCCAGTAAGCGAACTAAATACGCTCCATGAGAGCAAAGGGTTAAAAGCAGGGTTAGCCTTAAATAGTAGTGTTGACCTAGCGGAAACTTATGATATTCAGCCCTCAAAATTTGACCTGAGTTTTACTATTGAAAACAAACCTTTTGAATTAAAATTGTCTAATGATGATGGTGAATATCTGCTGGTAGGTTACGATTTAGGAAACCGCGAGTTTTATATAGATAGAAGACGAGCCGGAAAGACCAGCTTTAGCGATGCTTTTGGCAGGAGAAATACAGCAAAAAGGATCTCCAATGACGGTAATATAGAAATCCGTTTATTGGTAGACGTAAGTTCTATAGAGCTGTTTACAGACGATGGAGAAGTTGTTATGACTTCCTTGTTTTTCCCCAATAGCGATTTCACCCATTTAGAGCTATCAACAGAAAGCAAAACAACATTAAAAGGCTTTGAGATAAATGAAATGAAATCTATTTGGTAG